In the Devosia sp. SL43 genome, one interval contains:
- a CDS encoding GcvT family protein, translated as MAAFPEKARVVIVGLGGIVGASIAHHLVERGWDDIVGIDKSGIPTDIGSTAHASDFCYTTSHDFLSCWTTLYSIDFFDKMGHYARVGGIEVARVGDDARMDEIKRKVSSGKAFGTRARLMDPAEIKAKMPLVEESMIQGGLWDPDAGLVIPRSQTVAGKLVDQAVTAGKLQAFANTSAKSLVIEDGRIKGVVTDRGTIMADHVVVCAGLWGRLIAEMAGEDLPVMPVDHPLTFFGPYDGFADTGKEIGYPLLRDQGNSAYLRDTGDPKTAEGGQIEWGYYEEHNPRLVHPRELLEKEQARLSPSQRDLDLEQVMEPLERAMELTPILAELGYNEGHSFNGLLQTTTDGGPSMGESQKVRGLWYAVGIWVKDGPGMGKLIADWMTDGRTSIDHNKIDYARFAPFQLTEQFIEERCTETARKIYNPPVHPREPFAGGRGIRRSPFHEREKELGGYFMELGGWERAHGYAANEHLLEKFGDRVPVRENEWDNRHFWRVSNAEHLEMTENCGIINLSHFYICDIEGPDHVELMEWLCAAKIGGDANIGKGIYTHFLDDQGMVRADFTVIRMADRIRMVNGADAGPRDLQYMRRTAQDRGLDVTITDVTEKNITIGIWGPNARENLSKLVEDPSVLLAENFPFAAIRPLTIADKSVTAFRISYVGEQGWELHMAYEDGLAVWDALRSTGVIAVGVETYANTRRMEKSLRLQNADLLTEYNLLEADLARPKVKEADFCGKAKHVEYREREHQPAMLCTLVMNDNVDSKGVARFPVGIMPVMDPATGETLVDELGRRSFTTSVAYGPTIGKNIALAYLPWSHCQVGRQVTLEYFGETYPAEVASVGYKPLYDPENLKPRS; from the coding sequence ATGGCAGCGTTTCCCGAAAAGGCGCGGGTCGTCATCGTCGGATTGGGCGGGATCGTGGGCGCGTCGATCGCCCACCATCTGGTCGAGCGCGGCTGGGACGATATCGTCGGTATCGACAAGTCGGGCATCCCCACCGATATCGGCTCCACCGCCCATGCGTCGGACTTTTGCTACACTACCAGCCATGACTTCCTGAGCTGCTGGACCACGCTCTATTCCATCGATTTCTTCGACAAGATGGGCCACTACGCCCGCGTCGGCGGCATAGAAGTTGCCCGTGTCGGCGATGACGCCCGCATGGACGAGATCAAGCGCAAGGTTTCGTCCGGCAAGGCTTTCGGTACGCGCGCGCGGCTGATGGACCCGGCCGAGATCAAGGCGAAGATGCCACTGGTCGAGGAGAGCATGATCCAGGGCGGTCTTTGGGATCCCGATGCCGGCCTCGTCATTCCGCGGTCGCAGACCGTCGCCGGCAAGCTGGTCGACCAGGCGGTCACCGCCGGCAAGCTGCAGGCCTTCGCCAATACCTCCGCCAAGTCGCTGGTGATCGAAGACGGCCGCATTAAGGGCGTCGTCACCGATCGCGGGACCATCATGGCTGACCACGTCGTGGTCTGCGCCGGCCTTTGGGGGCGCCTCATCGCTGAGATGGCGGGAGAGGACTTGCCGGTCATGCCGGTCGACCATCCGCTGACGTTTTTCGGTCCGTATGACGGCTTTGCCGATACCGGCAAGGAGATCGGCTATCCGCTGCTGCGCGATCAGGGCAACTCGGCTTATCTGCGCGACACGGGCGATCCGAAGACCGCCGAAGGTGGCCAGATCGAATGGGGCTATTACGAGGAGCACAATCCGCGCCTCGTGCATCCGCGCGAGCTGCTGGAAAAGGAACAGGCGCGCCTGTCCCCATCTCAGCGTGACCTCGATCTCGAACAGGTCATGGAACCCCTCGAACGCGCCATGGAGCTGACGCCGATCCTGGCTGAGCTTGGCTACAATGAAGGTCACTCATTCAACGGCTTGCTGCAAACCACCACCGATGGCGGCCCGTCGATGGGCGAGAGCCAGAAGGTGCGCGGCCTGTGGTATGCCGTCGGCATCTGGGTCAAGGATGGTCCGGGCATGGGCAAGCTCATTGCCGACTGGATGACCGATGGGCGCACCTCGATCGATCACAACAAGATCGACTATGCTCGCTTTGCGCCTTTCCAGCTGACCGAGCAGTTCATCGAAGAGCGTTGCACCGAGACCGCGCGGAAGATTTACAATCCGCCGGTCCACCCGCGCGAGCCCTTCGCTGGCGGCCGCGGCATCCGCCGCTCGCCCTTCCACGAGCGCGAGAAGGAGCTTGGCGGCTACTTCATGGAACTGGGCGGCTGGGAGCGCGCCCACGGCTACGCCGCCAACGAGCACCTGCTCGAAAAGTTCGGGGACCGCGTGCCGGTGCGTGAGAACGAATGGGACAACCGCCATTTCTGGCGCGTGTCCAATGCCGAGCATCTCGAAATGACCGAGAATTGCGGCATCATCAACCTGTCGCATTTCTACATCTGCGACATCGAGGGGCCCGACCATGTCGAGCTGATGGAGTGGCTCTGCGCGGCCAAGATCGGCGGCGATGCCAATATCGGAAAGGGCATCTACACCCACTTTCTCGACGACCAGGGCATGGTGCGAGCCGACTTCACCGTCATCCGCATGGCCGACCGTATTCGCATGGTCAACGGCGCCGATGCCGGGCCGCGCGACCTGCAGTATATGCGCCGCACGGCGCAGGATCGCGGGCTCGACGTCACCATCACCGACGTGACCGAGAAGAACATCACCATCGGCATCTGGGGCCCGAACGCGCGCGAAAACCTCAGCAAGCTGGTGGAAGATCCATCGGTGCTGCTGGCAGAAAACTTCCCGTTTGCTGCCATCAGGCCGCTCACCATTGCCGACAAGTCGGTGACTGCGTTCCGCATTTCCTATGTTGGCGAGCAGGGCTGGGAGCTGCACATGGCCTACGAAGACGGCCTGGCGGTGTGGGATGCGTTGCGTTCCACCGGCGTCATTGCCGTGGGCGTCGAGACCTACGCCAATACCCGCCGCATGGAGAAGAGCCTGCGCTTGCAGAATGCGGACCTGCTGACCGAATACAACCTGCTCGAAGCCGACCTGGCCCGTCCGAAGGTCAAGGAGGCCGACTTCTGCGGCAAGGCCAAGCATGTTGAGTATCGCGAGCGCGAGCACCAGCCGGCCATGCTCTGCACGCTAGTCATGAACGACAACGTCGACAGCAAGGGCGTGGCGCGCTTCCCGGTCGGCATCATGCCGGTAATGGACCCGGCGACGGGTGAGACGCTGGTGGATGAACTGGGCCGCCGGTCGTTTACCACCTCGGTGGCGTATGG
- the purU gene encoding formyltetrahydrofolate deformylase has protein sequence MTETKFILKLSCLDQPGIVAAITTALAARGANILESNQFCDRPTNQLFLRIAFAVPAAITRDVLELALKPSVDRFDMKLKIEDLSRRPKIIIMVSKFDHGLLHILYQIKVGWLNAEVAAVVSNHEDSRGTAEHEGIPYYYWPVNKDNKTEREEQLIELVRETGSELVVLARYMQVLSDNLSNRLFGMIINIHHSFLPSFKGAKPYHQAHERGVKLIGATGHYVTADLDEGPIIEQETERVSHAMTTEDFVAAGRDIESRVLARAVKFHLEGRVMLNHHRTVVFTQ, from the coding sequence ATGACCGAGACCAAGTTCATTCTGAAATTGAGCTGCCTCGACCAACCCGGCATTGTGGCCGCGATCACCACCGCGCTGGCGGCGCGCGGCGCCAATATTCTGGAATCCAACCAGTTCTGCGACCGCCCGACCAATCAGCTGTTCCTTCGCATCGCCTTCGCGGTGCCGGCGGCGATCACCCGGGATGTGCTGGAATTGGCACTGAAGCCGTCGGTCGATCGCTTCGACATGAAGCTCAAGATCGAGGACCTGTCGCGCCGGCCCAAGATCATCATCATGGTCTCCAAATTCGACCATGGCCTGTTGCACATCCTGTACCAGATCAAGGTCGGCTGGCTGAATGCCGAGGTTGCCGCCGTCGTATCCAACCACGAGGACTCGCGCGGGACGGCCGAGCATGAGGGTATTCCCTACTACTACTGGCCGGTGAACAAGGACAATAAGACCGAGCGCGAAGAGCAACTCATCGAACTGGTCCGGGAAACCGGGTCGGAACTGGTGGTGCTGGCCCGCTATATGCAGGTTCTGTCCGACAACCTGTCGAACCGCCTGTTCGGCATGATCATCAATATCCACCACTCGTTCCTGCCCAGCTTCAAGGGCGCGAAGCCCTATCACCAGGCGCATGAGCGCGGCGTGAAGCTGATCGGCGCGACGGGCCACTATGTGACCGCCGACCTCGATGAGGGTCCGATCATCGAGCAGGAAACCGAGCGTGTCAGCCACGCCATGACGACCGAGGATTTCGTCGCCGCCGGCCGCGATATCGAATCGCGTGTTTTGGCCCGTGCGGTGAAGTTTCATCTGGAAGGCCGCGTCATGCTGAACCATCATCGGACTGTCGTCTTCACGCAGTGA